One window of the Pseudokineococcus lusitanus genome contains the following:
- a CDS encoding LacI family DNA-binding transcriptional regulator: MSAGTTAGGRRPVMQDVARRAGVSHQTVSRVLNTPDDVRPATLERVRRAIGELGYRPDPVARSLVTRRTRTLGVLTFGTEHHGPASTLWAVERGARAAGYAVTTAGAVSPAPDDVHACAVRLVEQGVEGVVVVAPRDGAAAAVAAVPPGTPVVLAAGIPVAGVPSAVVDQDATARLAVEHLLGLGHRTVHLVEGPPGWDEARARTRGWRTALEAAGAPVPTPLPGDWGPAAGHRAGQRLDERATAVLAANDHLALGVLRALAGHGRRVPEDVSVVGVDDLPQGAFFSPPLTTVRQDFAAVGRAAVGILLAQVERGERPAGVVLAPVLVERASTAPPPRDDVRP, from the coding sequence GTGAGCGCCGGGACCACCGCCGGCGGGCGCCGCCCCGTCATGCAGGACGTCGCCCGTCGGGCGGGGGTCTCCCACCAGACCGTCTCCCGGGTCCTCAACACGCCGGACGACGTCCGGCCGGCGACGCTGGAGCGGGTCCGCCGGGCCATCGGCGAGCTCGGCTACCGCCCGGACCCCGTGGCCCGCAGCCTCGTCACCCGCCGCACGCGGACGCTGGGGGTGCTCACCTTCGGCACCGAGCACCACGGCCCCGCGTCGACCCTGTGGGCGGTCGAGCGGGGCGCGCGGGCCGCCGGCTACGCCGTGACGACCGCGGGCGCCGTGTCGCCCGCGCCGGACGACGTCCACGCCTGCGCCGTGCGGCTCGTCGAGCAGGGGGTCGAGGGCGTCGTCGTCGTGGCCCCCCGCGACGGCGCGGCGGCCGCCGTGGCCGCGGTGCCGCCGGGCACCCCCGTCGTCCTCGCGGCCGGCATCCCGGTGGCGGGCGTCCCGTCCGCCGTCGTCGACCAGGACGCGACCGCCCGGCTGGCCGTCGAGCACCTGCTCGGGCTCGGCCACCGGACCGTCCACCTCGTCGAGGGCCCGCCCGGCTGGGACGAGGCACGGGCGCGCACCCGCGGCTGGCGGACCGCGCTCGAGGCCGCCGGTGCGCCCGTGCCGACGCCCCTGCCGGGGGACTGGGGCCCGGCCGCGGGCCACCGCGCGGGGCAGCGGCTGGACGAGAGGGCGACGGCGGTCCTCGCGGCCAACGACCACCTGGCGCTCGGGGTGCTGCGGGCGCTCGCCGGACACGGCCGGCGCGTGCCCGAGGACGTCAGCGTCGTCGGCGTCGACGACCTGCCGCAGGGCGCGTTCTTCTCGCCGCCGCTGACGACCGTCCGGCAGGACTTCGCGGCGGTGGGCCGCGCCGCCGTGGGCATCCTCCTCGCGCAGGTGGAGCGGGGGGAGCGACCGGCGGGGGTCGTGCTGGCGCCCGTCCTCGTCGAGCGCGCCAGCACCGCGCCGCCGCCGAGGGACGACGTCCGTCCTTGA
- a CDS encoding family 43 glycosylhydrolase has product MPSPRPLPPVPARRRAPATALAGVLGLGLAAGLLAPVAVAAPAPPAPAAAASSGEVVRYAFDAEGDGGTRLTDTSGHGRDAVVRGGTFTGEGSLRLDGDGDHVDLPDDLLAGLTDITVEAEVLVDPAMSGQYMLWAVGNTTGGVGDGYLFADGDPYRTGLSLGDWSDEQVVQTSSSLARGVWTHLTYTLSDGTAVLYRDGLEVARTEGVTAAPGAIGDGRTTAAYLGRSVYDADPTLRGELREFAVHDRALSAAEVLQASGGTAAVADVTEPSLKVPAVVDTAAGTVLLPVRPGTDRTAMAPELVLADGATSVPPSGSRQDLSGDPVPYVVTGADGATRTWQLRAVEMRSPSLPGLHADPTIMAGDDGRFYLYPTEDGFPGWGSTTFHAYSSTDLVEWTDHGTVLDLGPDVAWADGRAWAPAAVQKDGKTYFYFSADQNIGVAVGDSPAGPFTEPLGRPLVDKADHGGAQQIDPAVFTDVDGQSYLYWGNGRAYVVPLADDMVSYDPAQVREIPGLDGFREGLWMHERQGTYHLTWSIDDTRSEDYRVGYATGPSPTGPWTNRGVVLRKDTSLGLLGTGHHSTVQVPGTDEWLVAYHRFAVPDGDGTNREVTIDHLEHGADGLLRPVRPTLESVTLAEVLGPDPEPEPGDGPEPVVAYDFRLGSGEVVTDASGGGRDARVVGGGARSATDGLVLDGSTYVDLPDDLLRGLDDVTVSTEVLVDPSQRGSYFLWGLGNTRGGVGDGYLFATGDPYRTSITPTNWSGEETVAGEAGPLPRGVWRTLTYTLEDGTARLYLDGDLVGTRTGVATRPGDLGGGRTTANYVGRSLYDADARLIGKVRDFRVYDGALDADAVAELAPDPAERVAADLAALDLGDTSAVTEDLELPASGPAGTTITWASDAPTVVAADGTVTRPAFGQPDAVVTLTATATARGVSAGRTFTVTVPAMPDDATLAAEAAAALAVPDADRVRGNVTLPTTSRGATVAWASSDPAVVTPTGEVTRGDGDVTVTLTATVTYGGATTTRDLDLHVVAAVDVEPFEGYAFAYFTGDSLAGENIFMAASRGNDALRWDELDDGQPVLRSELGTRGLRDPFVVRAPEGDRFFMIATDLSIGSGTSWDDSQRRGSRSINVWESDDLVTWSEQRQVVVSPENAGNTWAPEAFWSEELGSYVVFWASKLYPEDDPQKASAQANRMMYATTRDFRTFTEPAVWQFPGTSVIDTTVIEEDGTYYRFVKDEGSGVTGCTDIIQQRSRDLLAVDLEDGPQTWETQDECIGRDAGLRAVEGPTVFEANEGDVNGPGYHLFLDEYGGRGYLPLRTADLDAPDWEVAESFDLPANPRHGTVVPVTAAELATLRAGLDGEPPAEPEAPGAPTGVTATAADGALDVAWTAPTTGGPVAGYTVTASPGGATCSTDGATTCRVGGLERGTAHTVVVVARGTDGAEDSAPTAASAPATPGWAPGSADGVAASVAATLSCDIRRTTLTASVTNREAGRVGVRVVVRRADGTRVGRPTAVRLAPGTTHEHVVALPRGVDDATATVTVSRWQRDGSVRSTYEVGTTGTGCA; this is encoded by the coding sequence ATGCCGTCACCCCGCCCCCTTCCCCCCGTCCCCGCCCGCCGCCGGGCACCGGCCACCGCCCTCGCGGGCGTGCTGGGGCTCGGCCTCGCCGCCGGCCTCCTGGCCCCGGTCGCCGTGGCCGCCCCCGCCCCACCGGCGCCCGCTGCCGCGGCGTCGTCGGGGGAGGTCGTCCGGTACGCCTTCGACGCCGAGGGCGACGGGGGCACGCGGCTCACCGACACGAGCGGCCACGGCCGTGACGCCGTCGTGCGCGGCGGCACCTTCACTGGTGAGGGCTCCCTCCGTCTCGACGGCGACGGCGACCACGTCGACCTCCCCGACGACCTGCTCGCGGGGCTCACCGACATCACGGTCGAGGCCGAGGTGCTCGTCGACCCGGCGATGAGCGGGCAGTACATGCTCTGGGCCGTCGGCAACACCACCGGCGGCGTCGGCGACGGCTACCTCTTCGCCGACGGCGACCCCTACCGCACGGGACTGTCCCTCGGCGACTGGTCCGACGAGCAGGTGGTGCAGACCTCCTCGTCGCTGGCGCGCGGCGTCTGGACGCACCTGACCTACACGCTGTCCGACGGGACGGCGGTCCTCTACCGCGACGGCCTCGAGGTCGCGCGCACCGAGGGCGTCACCGCCGCACCCGGCGCGATCGGCGACGGGCGGACGACCGCCGCCTACCTCGGGCGGTCGGTGTACGACGCCGACCCGACCCTGCGCGGCGAGCTCCGGGAGTTCGCGGTGCACGACCGCGCGCTGTCCGCCGCCGAGGTGCTGCAGGCGTCCGGCGGCACCGCGGCCGTCGCGGACGTCACGGAGCCGTCGCTCAAGGTGCCCGCCGTCGTCGACACCGCCGCCGGCACCGTGCTGCTGCCCGTCCGGCCCGGCACCGACCGCACCGCCATGGCGCCGGAGCTGGTGCTCGCCGACGGCGCCACGTCCGTCCCGCCCTCGGGCTCGCGGCAGGACCTCTCCGGGGACCCCGTGCCCTACGTGGTGACGGGGGCCGACGGCGCCACGCGCACGTGGCAGCTCCGCGCCGTGGAGATGCGCAGCCCCTCGCTGCCGGGCCTGCACGCCGACCCGACGATCATGGCCGGCGACGACGGCCGCTTCTACCTCTACCCCACGGAGGACGGCTTCCCGGGCTGGGGGAGCACCACCTTCCACGCGTACTCGTCCACGGACCTCGTCGAGTGGACGGACCACGGCACGGTCCTCGACCTCGGGCCGGACGTGGCGTGGGCCGACGGCCGGGCGTGGGCGCCGGCGGCGGTGCAGAAGGACGGGAAGACCTACTTCTACTTCAGCGCGGACCAGAACATCGGTGTCGCCGTCGGCGACTCACCGGCCGGGCCCTTCACCGAGCCCCTGGGACGCCCGCTCGTCGACAAGGCCGACCACGGCGGTGCCCAGCAGATCGACCCCGCCGTCTTCACGGACGTCGACGGGCAGTCGTACCTGTACTGGGGCAACGGCCGCGCCTACGTCGTGCCGCTGGCCGACGACATGGTCTCCTACGACCCCGCCCAGGTCCGCGAGATCCCGGGTCTCGACGGCTTCCGCGAAGGCCTGTGGATGCACGAGCGCCAGGGCACCTACCACCTGACCTGGTCCATCGACGACACGCGCAGCGAGGACTACCGCGTCGGCTACGCCACCGGGCCGTCGCCGACGGGGCCGTGGACGAACCGCGGCGTCGTCCTCCGCAAGGACACCTCCCTCGGGCTGCTCGGCACCGGGCACCACTCGACCGTCCAGGTGCCGGGCACCGACGAGTGGCTCGTCGCCTACCACCGCTTCGCCGTGCCCGACGGCGACGGCACGAACCGCGAGGTGACGATCGACCACCTCGAGCACGGCGCCGACGGCCTGCTGCGCCCCGTGCGTCCGACGCTCGAGTCGGTGACCCTGGCCGAGGTCCTGGGGCCCGACCCGGAGCCGGAGCCGGGCGACGGGCCCGAGCCCGTCGTCGCGTACGACTTCCGGCTCGGGAGCGGGGAGGTCGTCACCGACGCCTCCGGCGGCGGGCGCGACGCCCGGGTCGTCGGCGGCGGCGCGCGGTCCGCCACCGACGGGCTCGTGCTGGACGGCAGCACCTACGTCGACCTGCCGGACGACCTCCTGCGGGGGCTCGACGACGTCACGGTGAGCACCGAGGTGCTCGTCGACCCGTCGCAGCGCGGCAGCTACTTCCTCTGGGGGCTCGGCAACACGCGCGGCGGCGTCGGCGACGGCTACCTCTTCGCCACGGGCGACCCCTACCGCACCTCGATCACCCCGACGAACTGGTCCGGCGAGGAGACGGTCGCGGGCGAGGCGGGGCCCCTGCCCCGGGGCGTCTGGCGCACGCTCACGTACACCCTCGAGGACGGCACGGCCCGGCTCTACCTCGACGGCGACCTCGTCGGCACCCGCACGGGCGTCGCCACCCGCCCCGGCGACCTCGGCGGCGGTCGGACGACCGCCAACTACGTCGGCCGCTCCCTCTACGACGCCGACGCCCGTCTGATCGGGAAGGTCCGCGACTTCCGCGTCTACGACGGCGCCCTGGACGCCGACGCGGTGGCCGAACTGGCCCCGGACCCGGCGGAGCGCGTGGCCGCCGACCTCGCGGCCCTCGACCTCGGCGACACGTCCGCCGTCACGGAGGACCTCGAGCTGCCGGCGTCCGGCCCCGCCGGCACGACGATCACGTGGGCGAGCGACGCACCCACGGTCGTCGCCGCCGACGGGACGGTCACGCGTCCTGCCTTCGGGCAGCCGGACGCCGTCGTCACGCTGACCGCCACGGCGACCGCCCGGGGGGTCTCGGCCGGCAGGACCTTCACCGTCACGGTGCCCGCGATGCCCGACGACGCGACGCTGGCCGCCGAGGCTGCCGCCGCGCTCGCCGTGCCGGACGCCGACCGGGTGCGCGGAAACGTCACGCTGCCGACGACGTCCCGCGGGGCGACGGTCGCGTGGGCGTCCTCGGACCCCGCCGTGGTCACCCCCACGGGCGAGGTGACGCGCGGCGACGGCGACGTCACGGTCACCCTCACGGCGACGGTGACGTACGGCGGGGCGACGACGACACGCGACCTCGACCTCCACGTCGTGGCCGCCGTCGACGTCGAGCCCTTCGAGGGCTACGCCTTCGCGTACTTCACGGGCGACAGCCTGGCCGGCGAGAACATCTTCATGGCCGCCAGCCGCGGCAACGACGCGCTGCGGTGGGACGAGCTGGACGACGGGCAGCCGGTCCTGCGCTCGGAGCTCGGGACCCGTGGGCTGCGTGACCCCTTCGTCGTCCGGGCGCCCGAGGGGGACAGGTTCTTCATGATCGCCACCGACCTGTCGATCGGCTCCGGCACGAGCTGGGACGACTCGCAGCGGCGGGGCAGCCGGTCGATCAACGTGTGGGAGTCCGACGACCTCGTCACGTGGTCGGAGCAGCGCCAGGTCGTCGTGTCGCCGGAGAACGCCGGCAACACGTGGGCGCCGGAGGCCTTCTGGAGCGAGGAGCTGGGGTCCTACGTCGTCTTCTGGGCGTCCAAGCTCTACCCCGAGGACGACCCGCAGAAGGCGTCGGCCCAGGCCAACCGGATGATGTACGCGACGACGCGCGACTTCCGCACCTTCACGGAGCCGGCCGTCTGGCAGTTCCCCGGCACCTCCGTCATCGACACCACGGTGATCGAGGAGGACGGGACCTACTACCGCTTCGTCAAGGACGAGGGCAGCGGCGTCACCGGCTGCACCGACATCATCCAGCAGCGCAGCCGCGACCTCCTGGCGGTCGACCTGGAGGACGGCCCGCAGACGTGGGAGACGCAGGACGAGTGCATCGGCCGCGACGCCGGCCTCCGGGCGGTCGAGGGTCCGACGGTGTTCGAGGCCAACGAGGGGGACGTCAACGGTCCCGGGTACCACCTCTTCCTCGACGAGTACGGCGGCCGGGGCTACCTCCCGCTGCGGACGGCCGACCTCGACGCCCCGGACTGGGAGGTCGCGGAGTCCTTCGACCTGCCCGCGAACCCGCGCCACGGCACCGTCGTGCCGGTGACCGCCGCCGAGCTGGCGACGCTCCGTGCCGGGCTCGACGGCGAGCCGCCCGCCGAGCCGGAGGCGCCCGGTGCGCCGACCGGCGTCACCGCGACGGCGGCCGACGGGGCGCTGGACGTCGCGTGGACGGCCCCCACCACAGGTGGCCCGGTCGCCGGCTACACGGTCACGGCGTCGCCGGGCGGGGCCACCTGCTCGACGGACGGCGCGACGACCTGCCGGGTGGGGGGTCTCGAGCGCGGGACCGCCCACACGGTCGTCGTCGTCGCCCGGGGGACCGACGGGGCCGAGGACTCCGCCCCCACGGCGGCCTCGGCGCCGGCGACGCCGGGCTGGGCGCCCGGCAGCGCCGACGGCGTCGCGGCCTCCGTCGCCGCCACGCTGTCGTGCGACATCCGGCGGACCACGCTGACGGCATCGGTGACCAACCGCGAGGCCGGACGGGTCGGCGTCCGCGTCGTCGTCCGGCGGGCGGACGGCACGCGCGTCGGCCGGCCGACGGCCGTCCGGCTCGCCCCCGGGACGACGCACGAGCACGTCGTCGCCCTGCCCCGCGGCGTCGACGACGCGACCGCCACCGTGACGGTGTCCCGCTGGCAGCGCGACGGCTCGGTCCGCTCGACGTACGAGGTGGGCACCACCGGCACCGGCTGCGCCTGA
- a CDS encoding PAC2 family protein: MSEQVGRSRGTEVPELRDPVVLAAFEGWNDAAEAASGALDHLARVWGETTFAELDPEDYHDFQVNRPVTGFDEDGRRRITWPTTRLAWARPPGGGRDVVLVHGIEPSMRWRAYTREVLDHAEALGARTVVILGALLADVPHTRPIPITSTSDDPGLEHLALEPSRYEGPTGIVGVVGDTASSRGLQAVSLWAAVPHYVGQSPSPKAVMALLGRVEEVVGAAVPLEDLAEEAEAWERGVDELAGEDEEIAEYVQQLEQAKDTAELPEASGEAIAREFERYLRRRGDDDQRPRGPRGPS, encoded by the coding sequence GTGAGCGAGCAGGTGGGACGGTCCCGGGGCACCGAGGTGCCGGAGCTGAGGGACCCCGTCGTGCTCGCGGCCTTCGAGGGCTGGAACGACGCCGCCGAGGCCGCGAGCGGCGCGCTGGACCACCTCGCGCGGGTCTGGGGCGAGACGACCTTCGCCGAGCTGGACCCCGAGGACTACCACGACTTCCAGGTCAACCGGCCGGTCACGGGCTTCGACGAGGACGGCCGCCGCCGCATCACGTGGCCGACGACGCGGCTCGCGTGGGCGCGGCCCCCGGGGGGCGGGCGCGACGTCGTCCTCGTCCACGGCATCGAGCCGTCGATGCGCTGGCGGGCCTACACGCGCGAGGTGCTCGACCACGCCGAGGCGCTCGGCGCCCGCACGGTCGTCATCCTCGGCGCCCTGCTCGCCGACGTCCCGCACACGCGGCCCATCCCCATCACGTCGACGAGCGACGACCCGGGCCTCGAGCACCTGGCCCTCGAGCCGTCGCGCTACGAAGGCCCCACCGGCATCGTCGGCGTCGTCGGTGACACGGCGTCGAGCCGTGGGCTGCAGGCGGTCTCGCTGTGGGCGGCCGTGCCGCACTACGTCGGGCAGTCCCCCTCCCCCAAGGCCGTCATGGCGCTGCTGGGCCGCGTCGAGGAGGTCGTCGGCGCGGCCGTCCCGCTCGAGGACCTGGCCGAGGAGGCCGAGGCGTGGGAGCGCGGCGTCGACGAGCTGGCCGGCGAGGACGAGGAGATCGCCGAGTACGTCCAGCAGCTCGAGCAGGCCAAGGACACCGCCGAGCTGCCCGAGGCGAGCGGCGAGGCCATCGCCCGCGAGTTCGAGCGCTACCTGCGCCGGCGCGGCGACGACGACCAGCGGCCCCGGGGGCCCCGCGGCCCGTCCTGA
- a CDS encoding HAD family hydrolase: MPTPTTPDRPVPLAAAMPAAVLWDMDGTLVDTEPVWWAAERALVEAHGGTWSDEQALALVGSQLEVSAEVLRVEGGVDLPVPEVIEVLAASVVADLVKGPRWRPGARELVAELAEAGVPQALVTMSWRHIADAMLGHLPEGTFAAVVTGDVCERGKPHPEPYLRAAEALGLRPEDCLAVEDSPTGVASAAAAGVPVVAVPHAVVVPARPGVAVVGSLAGMTTGDLAEVRRGVLDAEGAPPQGD, encoded by the coding sequence ATGCCCACCCCCACGACGCCCGACCGCCCCGTCCCGCTCGCGGCCGCGATGCCGGCCGCGGTGCTGTGGGACATGGACGGCACGCTCGTCGACACCGAGCCGGTGTGGTGGGCGGCCGAGCGGGCCCTCGTGGAGGCGCACGGCGGCACGTGGTCGGACGAGCAGGCGCTGGCGCTCGTCGGCAGCCAGCTCGAGGTCTCGGCCGAGGTCCTGCGCGTCGAGGGCGGGGTCGACCTGCCCGTGCCGGAGGTCATCGAGGTGCTGGCGGCGTCCGTCGTCGCGGACCTCGTCAAGGGGCCGCGCTGGCGGCCGGGGGCGCGCGAGCTCGTCGCCGAGCTCGCCGAGGCCGGTGTGCCCCAGGCCCTCGTGACGATGTCGTGGCGGCACATCGCCGACGCGATGCTCGGCCACCTGCCCGAGGGCACCTTCGCCGCCGTCGTCACGGGCGACGTCTGCGAGCGCGGGAAGCCGCACCCCGAGCCCTACCTCCGCGCCGCCGAGGCCCTCGGCCTGCGCCCCGAGGACTGCCTCGCCGTCGAGGACAGCCCCACGGGCGTCGCGTCGGCCGCCGCGGCGGGGGTGCCGGTCGTCGCCGTGCCGCACGCGGTCGTGGTGCCCGCACGGCCCGGCGTCGCCGTGGTCGGCAGCCTCGCCGGGATGACCACCGGCGACCTCGCGGAGGTCCGGCGCGGCGTCCTCGACGCGGAGGGCGCACCGCCGCAGGGCGACTGA
- a CDS encoding ABC transporter substrate-binding protein gives MVRSTRSRAAALLAAGALLATAGCVQSERDDTAGGGGSFVFAASSDPVVLDPAFASDGETFRVARQMFEGLVGTEPGTADPAPLLAESWETDDAGVVYTFDLRDDVTFHDGTTFDAAAVCANFDRWYSWTGLQQNENISYYYNSLFQGFAESEDPELVGGLYDSCEAQDEQTAVVTLTRPFAGFIASLSLPAFSMQSPTAMEEYDADNLSGSEDDVRFSAYGTEHPTGTGPFQFDSWERGQSVTLTRYDDYWGDVAQLDEVVVQTIADGNARRQALEGGQVDGYDLVAPGDVQALEDAGFQIENRDPFNVLYLGLNQAVPELADLRVRQAIAHAIDKDAVISQSMPEGSTAATQFMPDIVTGFSDDVETYDYDPERAKELLAEAGQSDLSIDFVYPTGVSRPYMPSPEDTFVALRSQLEAVGITVNPVALPWSPDYLDRIQGSPDHGLHLLGWTGDYNDPDNFVGVFFGTEKNEWGFDNPELFSALAAARELPDADEQGPAYEAINDQIMEFLPGVPLASPVPSLAFAPEVEGYEPSPVQDEVWNGVTVS, from the coding sequence ATGGTCCGAAGCACGAGGAGCCGGGCCGCGGCCCTCCTCGCGGCGGGTGCGCTGCTGGCGACCGCCGGCTGCGTCCAGAGCGAGCGGGACGACACGGCCGGCGGGGGCGGCTCCTTCGTCTTCGCGGCGAGCTCGGACCCCGTCGTCCTCGACCCGGCCTTCGCCAGCGACGGCGAGACCTTCCGTGTGGCGCGCCAGATGTTCGAGGGCCTCGTCGGCACCGAGCCGGGCACCGCGGACCCGGCCCCGCTGCTCGCGGAGTCCTGGGAGACCGACGACGCCGGCGTCGTCTACACCTTCGACCTGCGCGACGACGTGACCTTCCACGACGGCACGACGTTCGACGCCGCGGCCGTCTGCGCCAATTTCGACCGCTGGTACAGCTGGACCGGTCTGCAGCAGAACGAGAACATCTCGTACTACTACAACTCGCTGTTCCAGGGCTTCGCCGAGAGCGAGGACCCCGAGCTCGTCGGCGGCCTCTACGACAGCTGCGAGGCGCAGGACGAGCAGACGGCCGTCGTCACCCTCACGCGGCCCTTCGCCGGCTTCATCGCCTCGCTGTCGCTGCCCGCCTTCTCCATGCAGAGCCCCACTGCCATGGAGGAGTACGACGCCGACAACCTCTCCGGCTCCGAGGACGACGTCCGCTTCAGCGCCTACGGCACCGAGCACCCCACCGGCACGGGCCCCTTCCAGTTCGACTCCTGGGAGCGCGGCCAGTCGGTCACCCTCACGCGCTACGACGACTACTGGGGCGACGTCGCCCAGCTCGACGAGGTCGTCGTCCAGACCATCGCCGACGGCAACGCCCGCCGGCAGGCGCTCGAGGGCGGCCAGGTCGACGGCTACGACCTCGTGGCCCCCGGCGACGTGCAGGCGCTCGAGGACGCCGGCTTCCAGATCGAGAACCGGGACCCGTTCAACGTCCTGTACCTCGGGCTCAACCAGGCCGTGCCGGAGCTCGCGGACCTCCGCGTCCGCCAGGCCATCGCGCACGCCATCGACAAGGACGCCGTCATCAGCCAGTCGATGCCCGAGGGCTCGACCGCGGCGACGCAGTTCATGCCCGACATCGTCACGGGCTTCTCCGACGACGTCGAGACCTACGACTACGACCCGGAGCGGGCGAAGGAGCTGCTCGCCGAGGCCGGCCAGTCCGACCTCAGCATCGACTTCGTCTACCCGACCGGCGTCTCGCGGCCGTACATGCCGAGCCCGGAGGACACCTTCGTCGCGCTGCGCAGCCAGCTCGAGGCCGTCGGCATCACGGTCAACCCGGTCGCGCTGCCCTGGTCGCCCGACTACCTCGACCGCATCCAGGGCAGCCCCGACCACGGGCTGCACCTGCTCGGCTGGACCGGCGACTACAACGACCCCGACAACTTCGTCGGCGTGTTCTTCGGCACGGAGAAGAACGAGTGGGGCTTCGACAACCCCGAGCTCTTCTCCGCGCTGGCGGCGGCCCGCGAGCTGCCCGACGCCGACGAGCAGGGCCCCGCGTACGAGGCGATCAACGACCAGATCATGGAGTTCCTGCCCGGCGTCCCGCTGGCCTCCCCGGTGCCGTCGCTCGCCTTCGCCCCCGAGGTCGAGGGCTACGAGCCCAGCCCGGTGCAGGACGAGGTCTGGAACGGGGTGACGGTCAGCTGA
- a CDS encoding ABC transporter permease gives MLRFVVRRLALVVPVLLGLSVLLFAWLRALPGDPARTLLGERATPAAVERITVAYGFDQPLPLQYLTYLGRLVRGDLGTSARTGEPVLESFLLRFPATVELALAALLVAVLLGIPLGYLAARRHGSALDSFLVGGSLLGTVIPVFFLAYLLKLVFAVQLGWLPTAGRQDPRIDATHVTNFFVLDGLLTGEWDAAWDALVHLVLPAVALGTIPLAIVVRITRASVLEVTGQDYVRTAEAKGLARSVVRRRHVLRNAMLPVLTTVGLQTGLLLSGAVLTETVFAINGIGSYLFESISTLDYPVLQGFILFIALVYALVNLLVDVGYGVVDPRVRAA, from the coding sequence GTGCTGAGGTTCGTCGTCCGACGGCTCGCCCTCGTCGTCCCCGTGCTGCTCGGCCTGTCCGTGCTCCTCTTCGCGTGGCTCCGCGCGCTGCCCGGGGACCCCGCGCGCACGCTCCTCGGCGAGCGGGCGACGCCGGCGGCCGTCGAGCGCATCACCGTCGCCTACGGCTTCGACCAGCCGCTGCCGCTGCAGTACCTCACCTACCTCGGCCGGCTCGTCCGCGGCGACCTCGGGACGTCGGCCCGCACGGGGGAGCCGGTGCTCGAGTCCTTCCTCCTGCGCTTCCCGGCCACGGTCGAGCTGGCGCTGGCGGCCCTCCTCGTCGCCGTCCTGCTCGGCATCCCGCTCGGCTACCTGGCGGCGCGCCGTCACGGCAGCGCCCTCGACTCCTTCCTCGTCGGCGGCTCGCTGCTCGGGACGGTCATCCCCGTCTTCTTCCTGGCGTACCTGCTCAAGCTCGTCTTCGCGGTCCAGCTGGGCTGGCTGCCGACGGCGGGACGCCAGGACCCGCGCATCGACGCGACGCACGTGACGAACTTCTTCGTGCTGGACGGCCTGCTGACGGGGGAGTGGGACGCCGCCTGGGACGCCCTCGTCCACCTCGTGCTGCCCGCCGTCGCGCTCGGCACCATCCCGCTCGCCATCGTCGTGCGGATCACCCGCGCGTCCGTGCTCGAGGTGACCGGCCAGGACTACGTCCGCACCGCCGAGGCCAAGGGCCTCGCGCGCTCGGTCGTCCGCCGCCGCCACGTGCTGCGCAACGCCATGCTCCCCGTCCTCACGACGGTCGGGCTCCAGACCGGCCTGCTGCTGTCGGGCGCCGTCCTCACCGAGACGGTGTTCGCCATCAACGGGATCGGCTCCTACCTCTTCGAGTCCATCTCGACCCTGGACTACCCCGTGCTGCAGGGCTTCATCCTCTTCATCGCGCTCGTGTACGCCCTCGTCAACCTCCTCGTGGACGTGGGCTACGGCGTCGTCGACCCCCGGGTGCGTGCCGCGTGA
- a CDS encoding ABC transporter permease, which translates to MPGLPSALVPDATAADERGTSLWRGAWRRLRRDPAAIVGAVVVLAFVLVALLAPVIAPYAPAGAQWANQVTPSSVPGPSDEHLLGLDSFGSDLFTQLVYGARQSLVIGVVSTAIGLSFGAALGLLAGAFGGWVDTLVMRVVDIMLSIPSLLLAVSIAALVGPSPTALMIAIGAAQVPIFARLLRGSLLSQRRADYVLAASSLGLRHRTVVMSHMLPNSLSPVIVQATLVLATAIIEVAALSYLGLGDPNPTVAEWGRMLVRAQDRLSTDPHLALLPGACIAVTALGFTLLGEALRESLDPTFRR; encoded by the coding sequence GTGCCCGGCCTCCCGTCGGCGCTCGTGCCCGACGCGACGGCGGCCGACGAGCGCGGCACGAGCCTGTGGCGCGGCGCCTGGCGCCGGCTGCGGCGCGACCCGGCGGCGATCGTCGGCGCGGTCGTCGTGCTGGCCTTCGTCCTCGTCGCCCTGCTCGCGCCGGTCATCGCGCCCTACGCGCCGGCCGGGGCCCAGTGGGCGAACCAGGTGACGCCGTCGTCGGTGCCCGGCCCGAGCGACGAGCACCTCCTCGGGCTCGACTCCTTCGGCTCGGACCTCTTCACGCAGCTCGTCTACGGCGCCCGCCAGTCGCTCGTCATCGGCGTCGTCTCGACGGCCATCGGCCTGTCCTTCGGCGCGGCGCTCGGGCTGCTGGCCGGCGCCTTCGGCGGCTGGGTCGACACGCTCGTCATGCGGGTCGTCGACATCATGCTGTCGATCCCGAGCCTGCTCCTCGCCGTGAGCATCGCCGCGCTCGTCGGGCCCAGCCCGACCGCGCTGATGATCGCCATCGGCGCCGCGCAGGTGCCGATCTTCGCGCGGCTGCTGCGCGGGTCGCTGCTGAGCCAGCGGCGCGCGGACTACGTCCTCGCGGCGTCGTCGCTCGGCCTGCGGCACCGCACGGTCGTCATGAGCCACATGCTGCCCAACTCGCTGAGCCCGGTCATCGTCCAGGCGACGCTCGTGCTGGCCACGGCGATCATCGAGGTGGCCGCGCTGTCCTACCTCGGGCTCGGCGACCCCAACCCGACGGTCGCCGAGTGGGGGCGCATGCTCGTCCGCGCCCAGGACCGCCTGTCCACCGACCCGCACCTGGCGCTGCTGCCCGGCGCCTGCATCGCCGTCACCGCGTTGGGGTTCACGCTCCTCGGCGAGGCGCTGCGCGAGTCCCTCGACCCCACCTTCCGCCGGTGA